Within the Candidatus Neomarinimicrobiota bacterium genome, the region CAAAATGCAATGCGGCCATTAGTCTTTAGCTGGGGCTGGGGAAAAGAATACAACGAATTCAATGCATCAACCCAGCTGCATAGTGAAAGCCGATATGTAAATATTTTCCAGTGGCAGGGCACTCGGGATATGAGTGCCTTTCTCACCGTCCCGGCGGCTATCGAATTCCAGAGTCAACACGATTGGGATTTAGTCAGATCACGTTGCCGGGGAATGGTATTGGATGCGCGTAATCGAATCACCAAGCTGACAGGACTGCCGCAACTTTGTCCTGATGATTGGCTGGGACAGATGGCCACCATCTTATTCCCCATAGCTGACACGGTAGCTTTTAAAGAACAATTATATGATGATCATCAAATTGAGATACCAACCATGGCTCATGAGGGGCATACGGCCTTCCGGATATCGATCCAGGGATACAATTCAGAAGCGGATGTGGATCATCTCATCCGCACATTAAAAATCCTTATTTAATCCCAGCTATATAGAGGAGTGTCCCGCAGAGTGCGGGGCGGGATCTATAATAATACAGTATTTATTCTTCGTTGAAAAAACACCCTTTTCCTAAAATGGCCAAGGTTGGCGCCATTACCAAATTTATCAGGGATAAAAATTGCCAGTGCCAATATTCTCCATAGGATATACTCAGGGTTGCCGTTAGAAAAATAGTTGTGGCATGCCAGGGAATCAGACTCTCAAACATGGTACCGTAGTCTTCGATAGACCGGGATAAAACCTTACGAGAAACAGATAATGTATCGTAACGCTTTCCGAAAGCATCACCAATAATGAAACTGGTAGCAGACTGATTGGAGGTGATGGCGTTGGTGAATGCAGTCGCAAAAAGAGAAGATACAATTAGAGATGCTTTGGATTTAATAAAGGTAAAAATCCTGTCCACAATTTTAGGCATGGCATCAACCAGGTCAATCGTGCCGATAAATACAAATACCATGATTGAAAAGATGATAGCTTCATTCAGCTCATACAGTCCACCACGGGTGAACAAAACATTGATATTTTCTGGTATTCCTGCCACCCAATAAGCCATTTCTGAATCGAATCCTCTATGGATGGTTGACATGATATCACTCAATGAATATGGTTGAAACATACCCGTCAAGAGACAGGCAGATAGAGAAGAAATAAGCAAAGTTGGCAGGGTGGCCATTTTTCGTATGGAGCCGATCAAAACGATGGCGGCCGGAAGCAGCAGGAAAATATTAAAATTGAACATAGATGAGATTGCTTCCAAGGTAGGTGCGATTTGACTGGTGTCTAATTCACTTCCCGTGGGAGGATGAGTAAACCCGAGGATAAAATATATGACCGAAGCGAAGATGGCCGATGGCATAGTGGTATACATCATGGAGCGGATATGGTCGTACAGGTCTACTTCGGTGGCCATGGCAGCAATGTTGGTGGTATCTGAGAGGGGCGAAAGTTTATCCCCGAAAAACGCCCCACCAACGATAGCACCGGCTGTAATTCCCAAATTGGCTTCGATTACACCAGCAACACCGATGATGACCACGCCGATGGTGCCTATTGATCCCCAAGATGTCCCCGTCAGAGTTGAAAAAATGATGGGGATAAGAAAGGCCAGCAAATAAATGTAGGTGGGATTGATTAACTGGATTCCGTAGTAGATCAGCATGGGAATGGTGCCGCTGATAATCCAGGTACCGATTATGACACCGATTGCAAACAGAATCAGGATGGCCGGAAATCCCTTCGCCAGTTTTTGAATAAAGGCATTTTGGATATCAGTCCATTGGAAACCTAAAAGCATGAATTCAGCGATAGCAAATACCGCTGCTAACAAGAATACGATTTCTAGTGGAAAGGGAGGTTGGCCCCAAATTTTAGGGCGAATAACCATCCCAAAAATAATTAATACCCCCAGAAAAAATACAGGAAGGATAATCTGAAAAAATGAGAGCTCAGGTTTTTCTTTAGAAATCATAATTAACAATTACCATATAATATCAAACGTATCTGATCGAAAAAACGAAACTCATTCCGTTTTTCTTTCTAACTCCAAAATGAAATCATCTCTATCTTTGGGTGATACAAGGGCGAATCCTTTTCTGAGTTTGATCTTTACCCTCTTCAGAGAGAAGGCCGGAGCAGCCAAAAGGTTAAAGCTCTTCTCAAAACTTAGAATATCCTCATATTTGATTCTTTTCTTCAATATACCTGATTGAATAAGTAAGTGTTCATCAAACATTGTGTATCTACATGGTAAAAAAAGAGACAATAAAAGGATTAAAAATCCTATAACTCCAAAACAAATGAATCCACCAACCCTTGAATATTGATAAACCATTATTCCCATCACTAAGTTGAATAAAATCGTTCCTAAAATTAGAACTGTTAACCAAGAATCAAATTTTGTGGGATATACCCTCATTTTCTTTCCTATAAAATATCGATCGTAAATATGTCTCTCACACTTTCATCCCCACATGCCACCTTCACTATCCAGGCTGAGATTGGGGAAATTAGGTTTAAACCCA harbors:
- a CDS encoding sodium:proton antiporter, whose product is MMISKEKPELSFFQIILPVFFLGVLIIFGMVIRPKIWGQPPFPLEIVFLLAAVFAIAEFMLLGFQWTDIQNAFIQKLAKGFPAILILFAIGVIIGTWIISGTIPMLIYYGIQLINPTYIYLLAFLIPIIFSTLTGTSWGSIGTIGVVIIGVAGVIEANLGITAGAIVGGAFFGDKLSPLSDTTNIAAMATEVDLYDHIRSMMYTTMPSAIFASVIYFILGFTHPPTGSELDTSQIAPTLEAISSMFNFNIFLLLPAAIVLIGSIRKMATLPTLLISSLSACLLTGMFQPYSLSDIMSTIHRGFDSEMAYWVAGIPENINVLFTRGGLYELNEAIIFSIMVFVFIGTIDLVDAMPKIVDRIFTFIKSKASLIVSSLFATAFTNAITSNQSATSFIIGDAFGKRYDTLSVSRKVLSRSIEDYGTMFESLIPWHATTIFLTATLSISYGEYWHWQFLSLINLVMAPTLAILGKGCFFNEE